A genome region from Pseudomonas anguilliseptica includes the following:
- a CDS encoding DUF962 domain-containing protein: MKTLVDHLAQYAAYHRDQRNILSHFIGIPLIVVAVAVLLSRPGFELLGLWLSPALLVAVAAGVFYLRLDLRFGLLMALLLLLSLWAAACLAVQSTALWLSSGIGLFVIGWIIQFVGHYYEGRKPAFVDDVMGLVIGPLFVAAEAAFLLDLRKEVEHAIVERAGPTCIREKKATA, translated from the coding sequence ATGAAAACCCTGGTTGATCATCTGGCTCAATACGCAGCCTATCACCGCGACCAACGCAATATTCTCAGCCACTTTATCGGTATTCCACTGATCGTTGTGGCGGTGGCCGTGCTGCTATCACGCCCCGGCTTCGAGCTGCTCGGCCTATGGCTGTCCCCTGCGCTGCTGGTGGCCGTGGCGGCGGGCGTGTTCTACCTGCGCCTGGACCTGCGCTTCGGCCTGCTGATGGCGCTGCTGTTGCTGCTCAGTTTGTGGGCGGCGGCCTGCCTGGCCGTGCAATCGACGGCGCTGTGGCTGAGCAGCGGCATCGGCCTGTTCGTGATCGGCTGGATCATCCAGTTTGTCGGCCATTACTACGAAGGGCGCAAACCGGCGTTTGTCGATGACGTGATGGGCCTGGTCATCGGCCCCCTGTTCGTCGCCGCCGAAGCGGCCTTCCTGCTGGACCTGCGCAAAGAGGTGGAGCACGCCATCGTCGAGCGCGCCGGGCCGACCTGTATTCGTGAGAAGAAAGCTACTGCCTGA
- a CDS encoding Crp/Fnr family transcriptional regulator, producing the protein MSSAHSYQARLRQGHWFSALPAALQEALLAAAQVQQLAPGQVLFRRGDEPCGLYAVVEGGMRIGAVSATGKEALLTLVEPPYWFGEISLFDGQPRTHDAFAEGPTTLLLVPQAPLLALLAQQPQYWRDFALLMSQKLRLAFIALEEMSLLPAAPRLARRLLLIAENYGEGEPRRVLHLPQEQLALMLAISRQTTNQILKELEAQGILRLTYGEIELLDLPRLRQAAQ; encoded by the coding sequence ATGAGTAGCGCTCATAGCTATCAGGCGCGTCTGCGTCAGGGCCATTGGTTCAGCGCCCTGCCCGCCGCGCTGCAGGAGGCGCTGCTGGCCGCCGCTCAGGTGCAACAGCTGGCGCCCGGGCAGGTGCTGTTTCGTCGGGGCGACGAACCCTGCGGCCTGTATGCGGTGGTCGAGGGCGGCATGCGCATTGGTGCCGTGAGTGCCACCGGCAAGGAAGCGCTGCTGACCCTGGTTGAGCCGCCCTACTGGTTTGGCGAAATCTCGCTGTTCGATGGCCAGCCACGCACCCACGATGCCTTTGCCGAAGGGCCCACCACCTTGTTGCTGGTGCCGCAGGCGCCGCTACTGGCGCTGCTTGCCCAGCAACCACAGTACTGGCGTGATTTCGCCTTGCTGATGAGCCAGAAGCTGCGCCTGGCATTTATCGCCCTGGAAGAAATGAGCCTGCTGCCCGCCGCCCCACGCCTGGCTCGGCGCCTGCTGCTGATCGCGGAAAACTATGGCGAGGGCGAGCCGCGCCGGGTGCTTCACTTGCCGCAAGAGCAGTTGGCGCTGATGTTGGCGATCTCCCGGCAGACCACCAACCAGATCCTTAAAGAGCTGGAAGCCCAAGGTATTCTGCGTCTGACCTATGGCGAGATCGAGCTGCTCGATCTGCCGCGCTTGCGTCAGGCGGCGCAGTAG